The following coding sequences are from one Coffea arabica cultivar ET-39 chromosome 11e, Coffea Arabica ET-39 HiFi, whole genome shotgun sequence window:
- the LOC113717736 gene encoding F-box/kelch-repeat protein At3g23880-like, whose translation MDLPGEMWLDILLHLPVKSLLQLKSVCKSWCALIDSPQFKAIYLSRAKNYALLLKRPPLKNTNRSASYYIHSNLEPVRDATKPDLQHMPFSRHANFFGDTVMLICDCNGLIFLEDDNGMYLLNPALQEVRILPPLPRSSFIGCYLGLGYDSNANDYKVVILGENQTAQMANVYSLNSDSWREIVAAFPTCVLDERIFPVYFNGCMHWSACTVEFDPASPRVARRRRRVVLFSFDMSTEVVKEIALPDSFRGENIRPPRLGVLRESLALIYRRYVGLEDRIDVWVMKEYGVKETWAKMYSIGPGFDNVFCLCFWKDELLLQRCVGGQLILTLISLAAGHKFRTFDGYGEYDDSVVAIVYKESWISVKRCHECLGFVQKRNKYFLP comes from the coding sequence ATGGATTTACCTGGTGAAATGTGGTTAGATATTCTACTGCACTTGCCGGTGAAATCCCTCCTGCAATTGAAATCCGTCTGTAAATCATGGTGTGCTTTGATCGACAGCCCTCAATTCAAAGCTATTTACCTTAGCCGTGCTAAAAACTATGCTCTTCTCCTCAAGCGACCGCCCCTGAAGAATACCAATCGCTCTGCTTCTTACTATATCCATTCCAATCTGGAACCGGTTCGTGATGCCACCAAGCCTGATCTGCAGCACATGCCATTCTCACGTCACGCTAATTTTTTTGGTGACACTGTTATGCTTATCTGTGATTGCAACGGTCTAATTTTCCTAGAAGATGATAATGGCATGTACTTGCTAAATCCAGCACTTCAGGAAGTCAGGATTCTTCCTCCCCTGCCAAGGTCGTCTTTCATTGGATGTTACCTTGGACTTGGTTATGATTCTAACGCCAATGATTACAAAGTTGTTATATTGGGTGAGAATCAAACTGCACAGATGGCGAACGTGTACAGCCTGAATAGCGACTCATGGAGAGAGATAGTCGCTGCATTTCCAACTTGTGTGCTAGACGAGCGAATTTTCCCTGTATACTTCAATGGATGCATGCACTGGAGTGCATGCACAGTCGAATTCGATCCTGCAAGTCCTAGAGTGgcaaggaggaggagaagggtAGTGCTCTTTTCGTTCGACATGAGCACTGAAGTAGTCAAAGAGATTGCACTGCCTGATTCTTTCAGGGGCGAAAACATTCGTCCTCCTCGTCTTGGTGTTCTGAGAGAATCCCTTGCTCTAATCTATCGTCGGTATGTTGGACTGGAAGATCGTATTGATGTATGGGTGATGAAAGAGTATGGTGTTAAGGAGACTTGGGCAAAAATGTATTCAATCGGACCTGGATTTGACAACGTGTTCTGTCTGTGCTTTTGGAAGGATGAACTCCTTCTGCAGAGGTGTGTTGGAGGACAGTTGATTTTGACTTTGATTTCACTTGCAGCAGGCCATAAATTCCGAACGTTTGATGGGTATGGTGAGTATGACGACTCTGTAGTCGCCATAGTTTACAAGGAAAGCTGGATTTCAGTTAAGAGGTGTCACGAGTGTTTAGGTTTTGTGCAAAAGAGAAACAAGTACTTCCTACCCTGA
- the LOC140021382 gene encoding small ribosomal subunit protein mL103 (rPPR7)-like gives MDYGVAPDGVIFATLMHAYFKAGNVEAAMNENGLCKNGRLDEAKLHFSKENANEISYTVLIDGLCKQENLVQEFRLQKQMVKEGIPPNLFAYSSLIFGLTNKGFMIEAKQVFDDMLKKGTSRDHVVYDILIR, from the exons ATGGATTACGGAGTGGCACCTGATGGTGTCATATTTGCTACTCTTATGCATGCTTATTTCAAGGCTGGAAATGTGGAAGCAGCAATGAATGAAA ACGGCCTCTGCAAGAATGGGCGTCTTGACGAAGCAAAATTGCATTTTAGCAAAGAAAATGCTAATGAAATCTCATACACTGTCCTAATTGATG GGCTTTGCAAGCAAGAAAACCTTGTACAAGAATTCAGGCTTCAAAAACAGATGGTTAAAGAGGGTATTCCGCCTAATTTGTTTGCATATAGTTCCTTGATTTTTGGATTAACCAACAAAGGATTCATGATTGAAGCAAAACAAGTGTTTGATGACATGTTGAAAAAGGGAACAAGTCGTGATCATGTAGTTTATGATATATTAATTAGATGA